A genome region from Macaca fascicularis isolate 582-1 chromosome 3, T2T-MFA8v1.1 includes the following:
- the STARD3NL gene encoding STARD3 N-terminal-like protein: MNHLPEDMENALTGSQSSHASLRNIHSINPTQLMARIESYEGREKKGISDVRRTFCLFVTFDLLFVTLLWIIELNVNGGIENTLEKEVMQYDYYSSYFDIFLLAVFRFKVLILAYAVCRLRHWWAIALTTAVTSAFLLAKVILSKLFSQGAFGYVLPIISFILAWIETWFLDFKVLPQEAEEENRLLIVQDASERAALIPGGLSDGQFYSPPESEAGSEEAEEKQDSEKPLLEL, translated from the exons ATGAACCACCTGCCAGAAGACATGGAGAACGCTCTCACCGGGAGCCAGAGCTCCCATGCTTCTCTGCGCAACATCCATTCCATCAACCCCACACAACTCATGGCCAGGATTGAGTCCtatgaaggaagggaaaagaaaggcatATCTGATGTCAGGAggactttctgtttgtttgtcaCCTTTGACCTCTTATTTGTAACGTTACTGTGGATAATAGAGTTAAAT GTGAATGGAGGCATTGAGAACACATTAGAGAAGGAGGTGATGCAGTATGACTACTATTCTTCGTATTTTGATATATTT CTTTTGGCAGTTTTTCGATTTAAAGTGTTAATACTTGCATATGCTGTGTGCAGATTGCGCCACTGGTGGGCAATAGCG ttgACAACGGCAGTGACCAGTGCCTTTTTACTAGCAAAAGTGATCCTTTCAAAG CTTTTCTCTCAAGGGGCTTTTGGCTATGTGCTGCCCATCATTTCATTCATCCTTGCCTGGATTGAGACATGGTTCCTGGATTTCAAAGTGTTACCtcaagaagcagaagaagaaaaca GACTCCTGATAGTTCAGGATGCTTCAGAGAGGGCAGCACTTATACCTGGTGGTCTTTCTGATGGTCAGTTTTATTCCCCTCCTGAATCTGAAGCAG GATCTGAAGAAGCTGAAGAAAAACAGGACAGCGAGAAACCACTTTTAGAACTATGA